The proteins below come from a single Necator americanus strain Aroian chromosome V, whole genome shotgun sequence genomic window:
- a CDS encoding hypothetical protein (NECATOR_CHRV.G18607.T1) produces MPVRHSGEAYRALELLEEYHALLTRPGDDELRLAIERVITTFKNSLFQALLDLQEFYEETLLNERKSVFQKIAESKEVARRLDVSPPFGTSSASRIDQSFIPTQTAPLATAENGLGSVGNSSYSSSHVVHERFRQIVSGDGQSTNDGSWQTTETTTRTFDGPGGVQKHSVTHNGVIDSMGRAWEIEDVVLEKGTTGLGFSITGGTDQPAEDGDTSIYVTNIIMGGAAAADGRMKKYDKILKVNNTDCVNVPHEVAVNALKTAGNVVKLTLKRRREALNLPITSGPTLGSASHLNRSDLTSSLGALNVSRSFDGPAHSPSIPSYPPPPPPAHSSSQSHLNQSTPLAGLSSRARMAQTIDLYKGQRGLGFSIAGGVGNEHVPGDTDIYVTKIIDGGAAYHDGRLGVGDRILAVDDVALENVTHEYAVNVLKQTGTKVTLLVLKADPNVSIATVEETASRQFVPSTPQYPVTTPVRSSSMQDFNRSFDSQTALAYGGPQSVGGGVVPHQVPITMDPRPVPLYRGNQGLGFNIVGGEDNEPIYISYVLPGGVADLSGNVRKGDVLLEVNGRSLRNATHSQAAEALKNAQNPVTLTLQYRPHDYQQFEAKIERLRNDMIQLNTAGGTLPRKDLYVKALFDYDHSREVGVPHRSISFQYGDVLHVMNTSDDDWWTAKKVLENGEETQEGVIPSKKRIEKRERARRKQVNFNAGSMSLGRSAGSGMDGRRGSKSQLSFSRKFPFVKSTDRLNEFTDQELGVTEDPIFSYQVVDQQQLNYVRPVIILGALKDRINDELVTRNPDRFSSCVPHTSRPPREHEVDGRDYHFVSKAQMEHDVKNNLFIEAGQFQNNLYGTSIDSVRMVAQQGRHCILDVSGNAIRRLQSVANIYPIAIFIKPSSHHHIMQLDHSLNEDEAMQQFQRCQRLEQTFGDLFTHVVSHGQTAEEVLSRVQHLIATEARPYVWVPNNSRQI; encoded by the exons ATGCCGGTTCGCCATTCTGGAG AAGCGTACCGTGCGTTGGAATTGTTAGAAGAGTATCATGCTCTTCTCACACGTCCAGGAGATGATGAACTGCGATTGGCAATAGAGCGTGTTATAACGACTTTCAAAAACAGCTTATTCCAAGCATTGCTGG ATCTCCAAGAGTTTTACGAGGAAACTCTCCTCAACGAACGGAAATCCGTGTTCCAAAAGATTGCAGAGTCAAAAGAAGTTGCTCGTCGCTTGGATGTCAGTCCGCCGTTCGGGACTTCATCTGCATCTCGAATTGATCAGTCATTCATTCCAACGCAAACCGCTCCACTTGCAACAGCGGAG AACGGACTTGGAAGTGTCGGGAACTCTTCGTATTCTTCGAGTCATGTAGTTCATGAAAGATTCCGTCAAATTGTGAGTGGAGACGGTCAAAGC ACGAATGACGGTAGCTGGCAAACCACTGAAACTACAACGCGGACGTTTGACGGACCTGGCGGTGTTCAGAAGCACTCAGTCACG CACAATGGGGTTATCGATAGTATGGGAAGAGCGTGGGAAATTGAAGACGTTGTATTGGAGAAAGGCACAACCGGATTAGGATTTTCGATCACTGGAG GAACTGATCAACCAGCGGAAGATGGTGACACCTCAATCTACGTTACCAATATAATTATGGGTGGTGCTGCCGCTGCCGATGGAAGAATGAA aaaatacgACAAGATTCTGAAAGTCAACAATACTGATTGCGTAAACGTTCCTCATGAAGTTGCTGTCAACGCTTTGAAGACAGCAGGAAATGTAGTCAAATTG accCTCAAACGACGTCGTGAAGCATTGAATCTACCAATTACAAGTGGACCCACTTTGGGGTCAGCTAGCCATTTAAACAGAAGTGATCTCACTTCGTCCTTGGGAGCTCTCAACGTTTCTCGAAGTTTTGATGG aCCTGCTCATTCACCAAGTATACCTTCATatccaccaccacctccaccagcTCATAGTAGTTCACAATCTCACCTTAATCAATCAACGCCATTGGCAGGATTAAGTTCTCGAGCTAGAATGGCGCAAACTATTGACCTCTACAAG GGTCAACGAGGTTTGGGTTTCTCGATTGCTGGAGGAGTTGGGAACGAGCATGTTCCTGGTGACACAGACATCTATGTGACCAAGATCATAGACGGAGGAGCCGCGTATCACGATGGTCGTCTCGGAGTAGGAGATCGGATTCTTGCG GTGGACGATGTTGCTTTGGAAAACGTTACACACGAGTACGCTGTAAATGTGCTGAAGCAAACTGGCACCAAAGTGACCTTATTGGTACTCAAAGCGGACCCAAATGTGAGCATCGCAACGGTTGAAGAGACTGCCAGTCGCCAGTTTGTCCCAAGTACTCCACAATATCCTGTGACAACACCAGTGagat CCAGTTCAATGCAAGATTTCAACCGCTCATTTGATTCGCAAACTGCGTTAGCGTACGGGGGTCCTCAATCAGTTGGAGGAGGAGTGGTTCCGCACCAGGTTCCAATAACTATGGATCCAAGACCAGTGCCGCTTTATAGAGGAAATCAA GGACTCGGTTTCAACATCGTTGGTGGAGAAGACAACGAACCGATTTATATCAGCTACGTATTGCCAGGTGGTGTGGCGGATCTAAGTGGTAACGTCAGAAAG GGTGACGTACTTTTGGAAGTGAATGGACGTTCTCTTCGCAATGCGACTCACTCCCAAGCTGCGGAAGCTCTGAAAAACGCACAGAATCCCGTTACACTCACACTGCAGTACAGACCTCATG ACTACCAgcaatttgaggcaaaaatcGAGCGTTTACGGAATGACATGATTCAGCTTAATACTGCTGGAGGTACGCTTCCTCGTAAGGATCTTTACGTAAA AGCTCTTTTCGACTATGACCATAGTAGAGAAGTTGGAGTGCCACATCGATCTATATCATTCCAATACGGCGATGTCCTGCACGTTATGAATACGTCAGATGATGATTGGTGGACGGCGAAAAAG GTGCTAGAGAATGGAGAAGAGACACAAGAAGGAGTTATTCCGTCGAAGAAACgcattgaaaaaagagaaagggcTAGGAGAAAACAG GTGAACTTCAACGCTGGTTCCATGTCGTTAGGACGGAGTGCTGGAAGTGGAATGGATGGCAGACGTGGAAGCAAGAGTCAGCTTTCATTCTCGAGAAAGTTCCCATTCGTGAAGAGTACTGACCGACTGAATGAGTTCACCGATCAAGaac TAGGAGTTACCGAAGATCCAATCTTCTCGTACCAGGTTGTGGACCAACAACAGT TGAATTATGTGCGACCAGTAATCATCCTTGGAGCACTGAAAGACAGAATCAATGACGAACTTGTCACAAGAAATCCAGACCGCTTCAGCAGCTGCGTTCCTC ACACTTCACGGCCTCCTCGTGAGCACGAAGTTGATGGCCGAGATTACCATTTcgtcagcaaagcgcaaatggaaCATGACGTAAAGAATAACCTGTTTATTGAAGCCGGCCAATTCCAAAATAACCTTTATGGAACGAGCATCGACAGCGTTCGAATGGTTGCCCAGCAG GGTCGTCATTGTATTTTGGATGTAAGCGGGAATGCAATTAGGCGCCTGCAATCGGTTGCAAATATCTACCCAATTGCGATATTTATTAAGCCAAGCAGCCATCATCACATTAT GCAATTGGATCATTCATTGAATGAAGACGAGGCCATGCAACAATTCCAGCGATGTCAACGACTAGAGCAGACGTTTGGCGATTTGTTCACAC
- a CDS encoding hypothetical protein (NECATOR_CHRV.G18607.T2), which translates to MPVRHSGEAYRALELLEEYHALLTRPGDDELRLAIERVITTFKNSLFQALLDLQEFYEETLLNERKSVFQKIAESKEVARRLDVSPPFGTSSASRIDQSFIPTQTAPLATAENGLGSVGNSSYSSSHVVHERFRQITNDGSWQTTETTTRTFDGPGGVQKHSVTHNGVIDSMGRAWEIEDVVLEKGTTGLGFSITGGTDQPAEDGDTSIYVTNIIMGGAAAADGRMKKYDKILKVNNTDCVNVPHEVAVNALKTAGNVVKLTLKRRREALNLPITSGPTLGSASHLNRSDLTSSLGALNVSRSFDGPAHSPSIPSYPPPPPPAHSSSQSHLNQSTPLAGLSSRARMAQTIDLYKGQRGLGFSIAGGVGNEHVPGDTDIYVTKIIDGGAAYHDGRLGVGDRILAVDDVALENVTHEYAVNVLKQTGTKVTLLVLKADPNVSIATVEETASRQFVPSTPQYPVTTPVRSSSMQDFNRSFDSQTALAYGGPQSVGGGVVPHQVPITMDPRPVPLYRGNQGLGFNIVGGEDNEPIYISYVLPGGVADLSGNVRKGDVLLEVNGRSLRNATHSQAAEALKNAQNPVTLTLQYRPHDYQQFEAKIERLRNDMIQLNTAGGTLPRKDLYVKALFDYDHSREVGVPHRSISFQYGDVLHVMNTSDDDWWTAKKVLENGEETQEGVIPSKKRIEKRERARRKQVNFNAGSMSLGRSAGSGMDGRRGSKSQLSFSRKFPFVKSTDRLNEFTDQELGVTEDPIFSYQVVDQQQLNYVRPVIILGALKDRINDELVTRNPDRFSSCVPHTSRPPREHEVDGRDYHFVSKAQMEHDVKNNLFIEAGQFQNNLYGTSIDSVRMVAQQGRHCILDVSGNAIRRLQSVANIYPIAIFIKPSSHHHIMQLDHSLNEDEAMQQFQRCQRLEQTFGDLFTHVVSHGQTAEEVLSRVQHLIATEARPYVWVPNNSRQI; encoded by the exons ATGCCGGTTCGCCATTCTGGAG AAGCGTACCGTGCGTTGGAATTGTTAGAAGAGTATCATGCTCTTCTCACACGTCCAGGAGATGATGAACTGCGATTGGCAATAGAGCGTGTTATAACGACTTTCAAAAACAGCTTATTCCAAGCATTGCTGG ATCTCCAAGAGTTTTACGAGGAAACTCTCCTCAACGAACGGAAATCCGTGTTCCAAAAGATTGCAGAGTCAAAAGAAGTTGCTCGTCGCTTGGATGTCAGTCCGCCGTTCGGGACTTCATCTGCATCTCGAATTGATCAGTCATTCATTCCAACGCAAACCGCTCCACTTGCAACAGCGGAG AACGGACTTGGAAGTGTCGGGAACTCTTCGTATTCTTCGAGTCATGTAGTTCATGAAAGATTCCGTCAAATT ACGAATGACGGTAGCTGGCAAACCACTGAAACTACAACGCGGACGTTTGACGGACCTGGCGGTGTTCAGAAGCACTCAGTCACG CACAATGGGGTTATCGATAGTATGGGAAGAGCGTGGGAAATTGAAGACGTTGTATTGGAGAAAGGCACAACCGGATTAGGATTTTCGATCACTGGAG GAACTGATCAACCAGCGGAAGATGGTGACACCTCAATCTACGTTACCAATATAATTATGGGTGGTGCTGCCGCTGCCGATGGAAGAATGAA aaaatacgACAAGATTCTGAAAGTCAACAATACTGATTGCGTAAACGTTCCTCATGAAGTTGCTGTCAACGCTTTGAAGACAGCAGGAAATGTAGTCAAATTG accCTCAAACGACGTCGTGAAGCATTGAATCTACCAATTACAAGTGGACCCACTTTGGGGTCAGCTAGCCATTTAAACAGAAGTGATCTCACTTCGTCCTTGGGAGCTCTCAACGTTTCTCGAAGTTTTGATGG aCCTGCTCATTCACCAAGTATACCTTCATatccaccaccacctccaccagcTCATAGTAGTTCACAATCTCACCTTAATCAATCAACGCCATTGGCAGGATTAAGTTCTCGAGCTAGAATGGCGCAAACTATTGACCTCTACAAG GGTCAACGAGGTTTGGGTTTCTCGATTGCTGGAGGAGTTGGGAACGAGCATGTTCCTGGTGACACAGACATCTATGTGACCAAGATCATAGACGGAGGAGCCGCGTATCACGATGGTCGTCTCGGAGTAGGAGATCGGATTCTTGCG GTGGACGATGTTGCTTTGGAAAACGTTACACACGAGTACGCTGTAAATGTGCTGAAGCAAACTGGCACCAAAGTGACCTTATTGGTACTCAAAGCGGACCCAAATGTGAGCATCGCAACGGTTGAAGAGACTGCCAGTCGCCAGTTTGTCCCAAGTACTCCACAATATCCTGTGACAACACCAGTGagat CCAGTTCAATGCAAGATTTCAACCGCTCATTTGATTCGCAAACTGCGTTAGCGTACGGGGGTCCTCAATCAGTTGGAGGAGGAGTGGTTCCGCACCAGGTTCCAATAACTATGGATCCAAGACCAGTGCCGCTTTATAGAGGAAATCAA GGACTCGGTTTCAACATCGTTGGTGGAGAAGACAACGAACCGATTTATATCAGCTACGTATTGCCAGGTGGTGTGGCGGATCTAAGTGGTAACGTCAGAAAG GGTGACGTACTTTTGGAAGTGAATGGACGTTCTCTTCGCAATGCGACTCACTCCCAAGCTGCGGAAGCTCTGAAAAACGCACAGAATCCCGTTACACTCACACTGCAGTACAGACCTCATG ACTACCAgcaatttgaggcaaaaatcGAGCGTTTACGGAATGACATGATTCAGCTTAATACTGCTGGAGGTACGCTTCCTCGTAAGGATCTTTACGTAAA AGCTCTTTTCGACTATGACCATAGTAGAGAAGTTGGAGTGCCACATCGATCTATATCATTCCAATACGGCGATGTCCTGCACGTTATGAATACGTCAGATGATGATTGGTGGACGGCGAAAAAG GTGCTAGAGAATGGAGAAGAGACACAAGAAGGAGTTATTCCGTCGAAGAAACgcattgaaaaaagagaaagggcTAGGAGAAAACAG GTGAACTTCAACGCTGGTTCCATGTCGTTAGGACGGAGTGCTGGAAGTGGAATGGATGGCAGACGTGGAAGCAAGAGTCAGCTTTCATTCTCGAGAAAGTTCCCATTCGTGAAGAGTACTGACCGACTGAATGAGTTCACCGATCAAGaac TAGGAGTTACCGAAGATCCAATCTTCTCGTACCAGGTTGTGGACCAACAACAGT TGAATTATGTGCGACCAGTAATCATCCTTGGAGCACTGAAAGACAGAATCAATGACGAACTTGTCACAAGAAATCCAGACCGCTTCAGCAGCTGCGTTCCTC ACACTTCACGGCCTCCTCGTGAGCACGAAGTTGATGGCCGAGATTACCATTTcgtcagcaaagcgcaaatggaaCATGACGTAAAGAATAACCTGTTTATTGAAGCCGGCCAATTCCAAAATAACCTTTATGGAACGAGCATCGACAGCGTTCGAATGGTTGCCCAGCAG GGTCGTCATTGTATTTTGGATGTAAGCGGGAATGCAATTAGGCGCCTGCAATCGGTTGCAAATATCTACCCAATTGCGATATTTATTAAGCCAAGCAGCCATCATCACATTAT GCAATTGGATCATTCATTGAATGAAGACGAGGCCATGCAACAATTCCAGCGATGTCAACGACTAGAGCAGACGTTTGGCGATTTGTTCACAC